A section of the Phacochoerus africanus isolate WHEZ1 chromosome 4, ROS_Pafr_v1, whole genome shotgun sequence genome encodes:
- the MBLAC2 gene encoding acyl-coenzyme A thioesterase MBLAC2 yields MSALEWYAHKSLGDGIFWIQERFYESGNRANIWLVRGSEQDVVIDTGLGLRSLPEYLYSSGLLQDRGAKEDAACRPLLAVATHVHFDHSGGLYQFDRVAVHHAEAEALARGDNFETVTWLSDSEVVRAPSPGWRARQFRVQAVQPTLILQDGDVINLGDRQLTVMHMPGHSRGSICLHDKDRKILFSGDVVYDGSLIDWLPYSRISDYIGTCERLIELVDRGLVEKVLPGHFNTFGAERLFRLASNYISKAGICHKVSTFAMRSLASLALRVTNSRTSP; encoded by the exons ATGTCGGCGCTCGAGTGGTACGCCCACAAGTCTCTGGGCGACGGTATCTTCTGGATTCAGGAACGCTTCTATGAGTCAGGCAACCGCGCCAACATCTGGCTAGTGCGAGGCTCGGAGCAAGACGTTGTGATCGACACAGGCCTGGGCCTGCGCAGCCTCCCGGAGTACCTGTACTCTTCTGGCCTTTTGCAGGACCGCGGGGCCAAAGAGGATGCGGCATGCCGGCCACTGCTGGCTGTGGCCACTCACGTGCACTTCGACCACTCCGGCGGCCTCTACCAGTTCGACCGGGTGGCAGTGCACCACGCCGAGGCCGAGGCGCTGGCTCGCGGGGACAACTTTGAAACCGTGACCTGGCTGTCCGACAGTGAGGTGGTCCGGGCTCCGAGCCCCGGCTGGAGGGCCAGGCAGTTTCGAGTGCAGGCGGTGCAGCCCACCCTCATTCTGCAGGATG gGGATGTAATCAACCTTGGTGACAGACAACTCACTGTTATGCACATGCCTGGTCATTCCAGGGGCAGTATTTGCTTACATGACAAAGACCGAAAGATTCTCTTCAGTGGAGATGTCGTGTACGATGGATCACTGATTGATTGGCTCCCCTACAGCCGGATAAGTGACTATATTGGAACCTGTGAACGTCTGATAGAATTAGTGGACCGAGGTCTGGTAGAGAAGGTGCTTCCTGGGCACTTCAATACCTTTGGTGCTGAAAGGCTTTTTCGATTGGCTTCTAACTATATTTCAAAAGCTGGGATATGTCACAAAGTTTCTACCTTTGCCATGCGATCTCTTGCAAGTTTAGCCCTACGTGTAACAAATTCTAGGACCTCACCCTAG